In Acidisarcina polymorpha, the DNA window GCCGTTCCTGATGCCGATCGAAGACATCTTTTCGATCTCGGGACGCGGCACGGTGGTGACCGGGCGTATCGAGCGCGGCAAGGTGAAGGTGGGCGAAGAGGCTGAGATTGTCGGCTTCCGCGACACTCGCAAGACGGTTGTGACCGGCGTCGAGATGTTCAAGAAGCAGCTCGATGAGGGTCTGGCGGGCGACAATGCCGGACTGCTGTTGCGCGGCATTGCCAAGGAAGATGTCGAGCGCGGCATGGTGCTGGCGAAGCCCGGATCGATCAAGCCGCACACCCAGTTCAAGGGCGAGATTTATGTCTTGTCGAAGGAAGAAGGCGGTCGGCATACTCCGTTCTTTAACGGCTATCGTCCGCAGTTCTACTTCCGCACCACCGACGTGACCGGAACGGCGAAGCTGCCGGAGGGCACGGAGATGGTGATGCCGGGGGACAATGTGCAGCTTGAGATTACGCTGCATACGCCGGTGGCGATGGAGAAGGGCCTGCGCTTCGCAATTCGCGAAGGCGGCCGCACGGTCGGCGCCGGGACGATCTCGGAAATTATCAAGTAACAGCGCCACACTGCGTGTGGCAAGCGGTTCAGCGAATGCATAGCAGCAAGTCAGCGGAGGAAGCAAAGTTCGCTGGCTTGCTGGGCGAACCAAGTGAGCCGCTGACTCGCTAAGAAGATCGCGAAGCGAGCTTCGCTTAAAGGAAGATTGACATGGTAGGACAAAGAATCAGGATCCGGCTCAAGGCTTACGACTATCGTGTGCTCGATACTTCGACGGGCGAGATCGTAGACACCGCCAAGCGGACCGGGGCGCAGGTGGCGGGGCCGATTCCGTTGCCGACGATCAAGAATAAGTATTGCGTGCTCCGTTCGCCGCATGTCGATAAAAAGTCGCGGGAACAGTTCGAGATTCGTACCCACAAACGGCTCATCGACATTCTCGAGCCCACTCAGCAAACCGTGGACGCGCTGATGAAGCTCGATCTGCCGGCTGGCGTGGACGTCGAGATTAAGGCATTCGAGAAGTAGGATTGCGGTCCAGGCGAACGTGCCTATGGTACGGACGCTGACCTGGGAAGTTGATAGCACTTAGACCCCGGCAGTGCCTGCAACCGCGGGCATGATGAGGAGGAGAGACGATGGCAGTTACAGGAATTCTAGGCAAGAAGATCGGGATGACGCAGGTATTTGACGAACGGGGAGAAGTGCACCCCATCACCGTCCTGCAGGCCGGCCCTTGCGTGATCACGCAGTTGAAGACCCTGGCCAAGGATGGTTACGATTCGGCGCAGATCGGCCTGGTCGAGTTCGTCAAGGGCTCCAAGGTGAATAAGGCGCAGGCAGGGCACTTCGCGAAGAACAACGTTCCTCCTGTCAAGCTGCTCAAGGAAGTTCCGGTAGAGGTTCTAGCCACTACGGGCGAGGTCGTTCAGGACGCTGAGGATGGCAATGGCGCAGGCAACGGCAAGATGAAAGCCGGAGACAAGGTCCTGGTCGACATCTTCTCCGATGACAAATATGTCGACGTGAGCGGCACCAGCAAGGGACGCGGATTTGCGGGCGTCATTCGCCGGCATGGTTTCGGCGGCGGCCCGAAGTCCCATGGGCACATGTTCCAGGTGCAAGGTTCAATCGGCGCTTCGTCCTTTCCGTCGCGTGTCTTCCCCGGTCAGAGAATGCCGGGGCATATGGGTGCGGCCAGCGTGACCGTCCGCAACCTGCGCATACGCGGCATTGACCTGGACGAGAACTTGTTGATGGTTGAGGGCGCGGTTCCCGGTCCTCGCGATGGCTATGTGCTGATCTCAAAGTCGAAGGCTCCTCCTCGCGAGCGCCGTGGCTTCGGCGGTTCGGGCACAGTCGATCCATTGAAGGCATCGAAGAAGGCTTCAGGCGGCAAGGCCCCGGCCAAGGGCGGCGCCAAGAAGAAGTAGGGCTGGCCGTCCAGGCACAAGCACATCGTTGCAACGGAATGATTTTCAGCTAATGGCGAGAGGCCGATTTTGGCCTTCGAAAGAGAAGAAGATGGCGAACTTAGACGTAATAGATCTCGGCGGACAAAAGGTAGGCTCGATAGAGCTGGCCGAAGAGGTCTTTGGTCCGAGCCAGGCGAACGAGGCACTCCTTTGGGAGGCGGTCAAGCACTATCGTGCCGCTCTTCGCCAGGGGACAGCCGCGACCAAGAACAAGAAGTTGGTCTCCGGCGCTGGCAAGAAGCTTTGGAAGCAAAAGGGTACTGGGCGCGCGCGAGTCGGCTCAATCCGCTCCCCGCTCTGGCGGCACGGCGGAACGGTGCACGGACCGCAGCCGCGTTCTTACGACTACGCTTTTCCGCGCAAGAAGGTGCTTGGCGCGTTGCGCGCCGCGCTGGCCGCCAAGCTGGCCGATGGCAAGCTGACCGTCGTCGAGAGCCTGGAGCTGAATGAGCCGAAGTCAAAACTTTACCGCGCGGCGCTCGACAAGCTCGAAGCCAAGCGTACGACGTTGCTGGTAGAGAGCGGACAGGCGCTCAGCGAGAAGCTCTACCTGGGTTCGCGCAACTTAAAGAATGTTGAACTGGTGCTGACAACGGAAGTTCATCCCTACGATCTTCTTCGCTATGAGCGCGCGATCTTCTCCCGCTCGGCGATAGAGAAGCTCCAGGAATCTTTGAAGAAGACGGTCTCCAAGCGTCGCCTCGCGGCCGCGCAGACCCAACCGGAGGTAGCGTAAATGGCTACGACCTATACGACGATTCGCCGCCCGTTGATTACCGAGAAGGGGCTGGGCGTCAAAGAAACTGAAGGCACGCTGGTCTTTGAGGTCGCCGCGGATGCCACCAAGACCTCGGTGAAACAGGCAGTCGAGGTGCTCTTTAAGGTGAAGGTCGCGGCGGTGCGTACCGCCAATTATGCCGGTAAGGAACGGCGGCGGGGTAAGTTTTCCGGCTTTCGTCCAGACTGGAAAAAGGCCTATGTTCGCCTGAGGGCCGGCGAGAAAATGCCGGAATACGTGAACAGTCTCTAGGTCGAAGATTTAGAGATCGGACGAAGCAGTAAGGCAGTGGGAGGAACGCTCTCCCGTTCTGCGAACAGGATTACGGGCGGTTGAGTTCGAACCGCCAACTAAGTTGGGCAAGGAATTTAGCGATGCCAATCAAGACATACCGACCGACAACACCGACGCTTCGTTTTAAGACGACGCTGGTCAATGACGACTTGACGACAGACAAGCCGTACAAGCCGCTGTTGGCAGTCAAGCAGCGCACCGGCGGCCGTGCCAATACCGGCCGGATCGCGGTTCGCCATCATGGCGGCGGCCATAAGCAGAAGTTGCGGTTAATCGACTTCAAACGGGACAAGTACGGGATCCCCGGGAAGGTCGCGACGATCGAGTACGATCCGAACCGTTCCTCCCGCATCGCTTTGATCAGTTATGCGGACGGAGAGAAGCGCTACATCCTGCAGCCGGTCGGCCTGAAGGTCGGACAAGTGATTACCAGCGGGCCTGAGGCGGATATCCTCATCGGCAACGCGTTGCCACTCAAGAATATTCCCGCCGGTACGACGGTGCATAACGTCGAGCTGCGGCCCGGGAAGGGCGCCCAGATGGTGCGCTCGGCTGGATCTTCCGCGCAGCTGGTTGCCAAAGAAGGCGATTACGCGCTCTTGAAGCTGCCTTCCGGGGAGACTCGCAAGGTGTTGGTTGAATGCATGGCGACGATCGGCCAAGTGGGCAATACCGATCACGAGAATGTCTCGATCGGCAAGGCGGGACGTAATCGCTGGAAGGGCATTCGTCCGGCAAACCGCGGCGTTTCGATGAATCCGGTCGACCATCCGCACGGTGGTGGTGAGGGCAAGACTTCGGGCGGCCGGCATCCGGTCACCCCATGGGGTCAGCCGACGCGTGGTTACAAGACTCGAAACAACAAGCGGACGGACGCGTTCATCGTGAGCCGGGCCAAGAAGTAGGAGCGATTAGCAGATGGCACGTTCGACAAAGAAGGGTCCATTCATCGATACCCACCTCACGGTAAAGATCGAGGCGTTGAATCAGGCGAATGACAAGAAAGTAGTGCGCACCTGGTCACGGCGTTCGACGATCCACCCGGACTTCGTGGGCCACACGATTGCTGTTCATAACGGCAAGAAGTTTATTCCGGTCTATGTGACTGAGAATATGGTCGGTCACAAGCTCGGCGAGTTTTCAGCCACGCGCACGTTCAAGGGCCACTCAGCCAAGGCTTCGGAGTCGTCGGCCAAGCCCCGGTAGTTTTCGATTTTTCGAAGTTTGAGAAGGTAAGCCATGCAATTGGATACGAGAGAGTTTCGGGCCGAGGCCAAGTTCCAGCGAGTGTCGCCCCAGAAGGCGCGCCTGGTGCTGGAGTTGATCAAGGGCCGCCGGGTAGAAGACGCCATTAACACGGTAATGTTCACCAAGAAGGGTGTCGCTCCGCTGGTCGAGAAGGTGTTGCGTTCGGCGGTGCAGAATGCCAACTATCTGAGTGAAGAGCAGGGTCTCGATGTCGATGTCGACAACCTTTATGTGAAGACCGCTCTGGCCAATGACGGTCCCCGGATGAAGCGGATTCGGCCTGCTCCGATGGGCCGTGCCTATCGCTATCAGCGCCGCTTGTCGCACATCGTGATCTCGGTCGCAGAGCGAAAGACCCTCGGCCTGGTTGAAACCGTAGGCGAGAGCGATGCGCCTACAGCCAAGAAGAGGCTCACCAGGAAGCCGGCCAAGAAAACCGTGACCCGGAGTGGTGCCGCCAAAGGCAAGAACTGGAACAAGAAGGCGACATCGGGCAAGTAAGTCAGGCGACGCCAGAACTACAGTCGCAACCGGGCCGAGTTGGCCCACGAAGTAGACGGACAAGGATCAAAGAGGAAACTATGGGACAGAAAGTCCACCCTTACGGATTTCGGCTCGGAGTGAACAAGCCGTGGAAGTCGCGCTGGTTCGTCGAGCGCGATTACGACAAGCTGCTGGTCGAGGACGTTCATCTGAAGCGCGAGCTGAAGGAGAAACTCAAGGCCGCCGGAGTGAGCTCGGTCGAGATCGAGCGCCCCGGCAACAAGCTGCGCCTGATCATTCGCACTGCGCGCCCCGGCATCGTGATCGGGCGCAAGGGCGCGGAGATCGACAAACTGAAGCTCGAGTTGCAGAAGCGGACCAACCGGGACGTTTTCATCGATATTCTCGAAGTGAATAAACCGGAGCTCGACGCCCAGCTGGTCTCCGAAAACATTGCTTTGCAGCTCGAAAAGCGGGTCGGCTTTCGCCGCGCCATGCGCAAGTCGGTGGATTCGGCGCTGCGCTTCGGCTGCAAGGGCATCAAGGTCCGGGTCTCGGGCCGCTTGAACGGGAATGAGATCGCCCGCTCTGAGTGGTATCTGCAGGGCCGCTTGCCGCTGCACACGCTGCGCGCTGACATCGATTACGGCTTTTCCGAGGCGCATACGACTTACGGCATCATCGGCGTCAAGACCTGGATCTATCGCGGCGATATCTACGAACAAAAGCGCCGTCAGCCGCAGCCGGTAGGTACCTCGGTATTTTAGGACTCTCCGTCACCCGCGGGTTCGAAGCTTGTGGGGCGGAGTTGAACCAAAGGGTTGAACCGACTAGTTGAAAGCTAGCGGCTAAAAGTTAAAGGCTGGTTTCGTTATGTTGATGCCAAAGAAAGTGAAGTTCCGCAAGCAGCAGCGCGGACGAATGACGGGTAAGGCGTGGCGCGGTTCGGAGTTGTCGTTTGGCGACTTCGGCCTCAAGGTCATGGAGTGTGGGTATATTACTGACCGCCAGATAGAGGCCAGCCGTATTGCGATGACCCGGTTTATCAAGCGTGGTGGCAAGATTTGGCTGCGGGTCTTCCCGGACAAACCGGTCACCAAGAAGCCGGCCGAAACCCGTATGGGTAAGGGTAAGGGCGCGCCCGATCATTGGGTCGCCGTCTGCCGCCCGGGCAAACTGCTCTTCGAGATGGAGGGCGTGTCGTCCGAGATGGCGCAAGAGGCGATGCGGCTCGCGGCCCACAAGCTTCCCTTGAAGACGAAGTTCGTGCAGCGTCATGATGCCAAGGTCGTTGCCGCGGCCAAGTAAGACGAGTGGTTCCGAGTAGTCGAGAAGTCAACGAGAGAGATACGAGATGGAAACCGAAAAGATCCGCAATCTGAGCGATGGGGAGTTGGTCGAGCAAGAGCGTCAAGCCGCCGAGCAGCTCTTCCGTCTGCGCTTTCAGATGAAACTGGGGCAGAACGAGGGTGTCAAGAAGGTTCGCGAGCTGCGCAAAGACGTGGCCCGCATCAAGACCATCGCCCGCGAACGCGCGTTGGGGTTGCACGGCGCCACGCCAAAGAGTGAACCCTCCTTGCCGCCGGCCAAGAGCAAGAAATCGAAGAAGGAGGCTCGCTAAGTTATGTCCGAAGAAAATGCAGGCACAGTCGCCACCAGCGCTGCCGCTCCTACC includes these proteins:
- the rpsJ gene encoding 30S ribosomal protein S10; amino-acid sequence: MVGQRIRIRLKAYDYRVLDTSTGEIVDTAKRTGAQVAGPIPLPTIKNKYCVLRSPHVDKKSREQFEIRTHKRLIDILEPTQQTVDALMKLDLPAGVDVEIKAFEK
- the rplC gene encoding 50S ribosomal protein L3 — encoded protein: MAVTGILGKKIGMTQVFDERGEVHPITVLQAGPCVITQLKTLAKDGYDSAQIGLVEFVKGSKVNKAQAGHFAKNNVPPVKLLKEVPVEVLATTGEVVQDAEDGNGAGNGKMKAGDKVLVDIFSDDKYVDVSGTSKGRGFAGVIRRHGFGGGPKSHGHMFQVQGSIGASSFPSRVFPGQRMPGHMGAASVTVRNLRIRGIDLDENLLMVEGAVPGPRDGYVLISKSKAPPRERRGFGGSGTVDPLKASKKASGGKAPAKGGAKKK
- the rplD gene encoding 50S ribosomal protein L4; protein product: MANLDVIDLGGQKVGSIELAEEVFGPSQANEALLWEAVKHYRAALRQGTAATKNKKLVSGAGKKLWKQKGTGRARVGSIRSPLWRHGGTVHGPQPRSYDYAFPRKKVLGALRAALAAKLADGKLTVVESLELNEPKSKLYRAALDKLEAKRTTLLVESGQALSEKLYLGSRNLKNVELVLTTEVHPYDLLRYERAIFSRSAIEKLQESLKKTVSKRRLAAAQTQPEVA
- a CDS encoding 50S ribosomal protein L23, whose protein sequence is MATTYTTIRRPLITEKGLGVKETEGTLVFEVAADATKTSVKQAVEVLFKVKVAAVRTANYAGKERRRGKFSGFRPDWKKAYVRLRAGEKMPEYVNSL
- the rplB gene encoding 50S ribosomal protein L2, which produces MPIKTYRPTTPTLRFKTTLVNDDLTTDKPYKPLLAVKQRTGGRANTGRIAVRHHGGGHKQKLRLIDFKRDKYGIPGKVATIEYDPNRSSRIALISYADGEKRYILQPVGLKVGQVITSGPEADILIGNALPLKNIPAGTTVHNVELRPGKGAQMVRSAGSSAQLVAKEGDYALLKLPSGETRKVLVECMATIGQVGNTDHENVSIGKAGRNRWKGIRPANRGVSMNPVDHPHGGGEGKTSGGRHPVTPWGQPTRGYKTRNNKRTDAFIVSRAKK
- the rpsS gene encoding 30S ribosomal protein S19 — its product is MARSTKKGPFIDTHLTVKIEALNQANDKKVVRTWSRRSTIHPDFVGHTIAVHNGKKFIPVYVTENMVGHKLGEFSATRTFKGHSAKASESSAKPR
- the rplV gene encoding 50S ribosomal protein L22; its protein translation is MQLDTREFRAEAKFQRVSPQKARLVLELIKGRRVEDAINTVMFTKKGVAPLVEKVLRSAVQNANYLSEEQGLDVDVDNLYVKTALANDGPRMKRIRPAPMGRAYRYQRRLSHIVISVAERKTLGLVETVGESDAPTAKKRLTRKPAKKTVTRSGAAKGKNWNKKATSGK
- the rpsC gene encoding 30S ribosomal protein S3 is translated as MGQKVHPYGFRLGVNKPWKSRWFVERDYDKLLVEDVHLKRELKEKLKAAGVSSVEIERPGNKLRLIIRTARPGIVIGRKGAEIDKLKLELQKRTNRDVFIDILEVNKPELDAQLVSENIALQLEKRVGFRRAMRKSVDSALRFGCKGIKVRVSGRLNGNEIARSEWYLQGRLPLHTLRADIDYGFSEAHTTYGIIGVKTWIYRGDIYEQKRRQPQPVGTSVF
- the rplP gene encoding 50S ribosomal protein L16 — its product is MLMPKKVKFRKQQRGRMTGKAWRGSELSFGDFGLKVMECGYITDRQIEASRIAMTRFIKRGGKIWLRVFPDKPVTKKPAETRMGKGKGAPDHWVAVCRPGKLLFEMEGVSSEMAQEAMRLAAHKLPLKTKFVQRHDAKVVAAAK
- the rpmC gene encoding 50S ribosomal protein L29 codes for the protein METEKIRNLSDGELVEQERQAAEQLFRLRFQMKLGQNEGVKKVRELRKDVARIKTIARERALGLHGATPKSEPSLPPAKSKKSKKEAR